From a single Rhizobium lusitanum genomic region:
- a CDS encoding AAA family ATPase gives MDQITLPIIHSEINDLELAANLIRTADRILVVGCSGGGKSTLSQKIAKQFGLVYVSIDRDVLWLPDWKQRGKTEQRNIIAEKILGERWIMDGTNPSTFDIRLPRTDIVVWVRMPRLLCLWGAISRWLKWVGRTRPEMAPGCPEKIDWEFLQFIWTFEEKFAPRVIAGLAEHGSNVPILQLTSRRQMRELLDLLVTPG, from the coding sequence ATGGATCAGATAACGCTACCTATCATACACAGCGAAATCAATGATTTGGAGCTTGCAGCTAATCTCATTCGTACTGCCGACCGTATTCTCGTTGTCGGCTGCTCCGGTGGCGGTAAGTCAACGTTGTCGCAGAAGATCGCCAAGCAGTTCGGCCTTGTTTATGTCTCTATCGATCGCGATGTGCTTTGGCTCCCCGATTGGAAGCAGCGGGGCAAGACGGAGCAAAGAAATATCATCGCCGAGAAAATCCTTGGGGAGCGCTGGATTATGGACGGCACGAATCCATCAACCTTTGATATTCGCCTGCCGCGCACCGATATCGTCGTCTGGGTCCGCATGCCACGCCTGCTTTGTCTTTGGGGCGCCATATCGAGGTGGCTCAAATGGGTCGGCCGCACGCGCCCTGAAATGGCGCCCGGTTGCCCCGAAAAGATCGATTGGGAATTTCTGCAATTCATCTGGACCTTCGAGGAGAAATTCGCGCCGCGCGTCATTGCCGGCCTTGCCGAGCACGGCTCGAACGTCCCGATCCTTCAATTGACGAGCCGCCGCCAGATGCGTGAGCTTCTTGATCTCCTTGTCACTCCCGGCTAA